In Camelina sativa cultivar DH55 chromosome 17, Cs, whole genome shotgun sequence, the genomic stretch CTGATCTTATTGCTGTCTCCATTGTAGCTTCTCTGGTCTTTCTGCTATTCTCAGCTTGAGGAATCAGAGAGGAAGAAGCCATTGAAGCTAACACAAGCGATTCCAGGTGAATCAAAGACATTGGAGTATGAATCTAACTTAACCTTGGAGCAGTCTGGTGTTGCCAATTCCATGATCTCTGCTACATGGGAATGAAaaatcatatctataaaactATCTATTACGCTGTTTCGTAATGTTTATCAGATTAGTTATTTTGAACTCGAGTTTGAATAGAAAAAAANNNNNNNNNNNNNNNNNNNNNNNNNNNNNNNNNNNNNNNNNNNNNNNNNNNNNNNNNNNNNNNNNNNNNNNNNNNNNNNNNNNNNNNNNNNNNNNNNNNNNNNNNNNNNNNNNNNNNNNNNNNNNNNNNNNNNNNNNNNNNNNNNNNNNNNNNNNNNNNNNNNNNNNNNNNNNNNNNNNNNNNNNNNNNNNNNNNNNNNNNNNNNNNNNNNNNNNNNNNNNNNNNNNNNNNNNNNNNNNNNNNNNNNNNNNNNNNNNNNNNNNNNNNNNNNNNNNNNNNNNNNNNNNNNNNNNNNNNNNNNNNNNNNNNNNNNNNNNNNNNNNNNNNNNNNNNNNNNNNNNNNNNNNNNNNNNNNNNNNNNNNNNNNNNNNNNNNNNNNNNNNNNNNNNNNNNNNNNNNNNNNNNNNNNNNNNNNNNNNTTCCTCAAAACAGACACAATTCAGGTCTGCAAAATCCTAAGAAACAACATTGATCATTGTTCTGTATATTTGTCTGAGATTTTTCTGATCTTATTGCTGTCTCCATTGTAGCTTCTCTGGTCTTTCTGCTATTCTCAGCTTGAGGAATCAGAGAGGAAGAAGCCATTGAAGCTAACACAAGCGATTCCAGGTGAATCAAAGACATTGGAGTATGAATCTAACTTAACCTTGGAGCAGTCTGGTGTTGCCAATTCCATGATCTCTGCTACATGGGAATGAAaaatcatatctataaaactATCTATTACGCTGTTTCGTAATGTTTATCAGATTAGTTATTTTGAACTCGAgtttgaatagaaaaaaaaaaacacattatgatatttaatttgCAATGAATGgaaaaatcatctattatgGATACTATAGGCTTCTTTAATGTCATTACTTAAGCTTTCTACTTCCTACTGATTGAATTGGACTAATTAATGGTTTAAAGACTAAACACAAGCGATTCCAGGTGAATCAAAGACATTGGAGTATGAATCTAACTTAACCTTGGAGCAATCTAGTGTTGCCAATTCCATTATCTCGGCTACATGGGATTGAAAACTCGTGTCTACAAAACTTATCTATTATGCTGTTTCTTAAGGTTAATCGGATTGCTCATTTTAGACTCgagttataaaagaaaaacattatgATATGTAATTTGCAGTGAATGGAAAGTCATCTCTATTATGGATACTAtatgcttaatgctttaagaaaaaaaaattagacatgTGCATATTAGTTATACTTTGACATTATTAAAACTCTAAGCTTTTTTCTTACTCTCTACTGATTCACATAATTGGACTAATTAATGGTTTTTAGACTAAAACGGTCACTAAGAGCTTAtgatagatttaataatctctaccaattaaataaaaatttatgatttaagACTAAAACTGTCACTATGCTTATATTTAGACAATAACCAACAAAGAGCTGAGTTGTAAAGCTGGTCATAGTAAGAGCCCTACGCGCACTAGTAGTGAATGAACTACACGATTCACACGGCGGAGGTAAGGCGCGCGTGCGGATAAATATTCACTGAAACCAAAATATCCGTTTCACGTTTTGCACCACATTACTGACAAGTGGCAATCATAAGTAATTAACTGTGAAACCCAAATTTAGAATAAATACAACAATGCAATGCATAGTTagtaaaaaatctaaaacatttaTTGTAATAAGTATGATATGAGCTGTAAtttacctttcttttttattaattagtattgagacaaaacataataataagtaCCATACATTTGAGGACACGTGTACAACTTAAGACTTTTTAATTAATGGTAAATGTTGCAAATTTGGATTTCTATTACATTTTACTTTCTGAAAGaacattattttaatatattaggaTATTATTAGCTGTTcactaattaattaaagtaGTCAAATCTGTTAGCAATTGAATTAAAACACACAGCTTACTGGAGGACACATGTACAACTATAATTAACTGTTTTGACTGAAATGATTTGTATTTCTCTCTTTAAAaaggttaattaattattttatatttttgaaaaatttagtgTTTATCACTATTTTAAGTAAATAATCTTTTATAAATGGTAACGccaaaatatacttttttttgtttaccaaaTGTCAAAATATGCTAATTAAGACTTTTGTCGTTAcagtcatttaaaaaaaaaaaataacacataaataaaataataataatttattaataacacttatttttgatcaaaaattttgtttaaaatttttagttaaaaacataaaacattattttcaaacaaaattttgactgtTGAAAtgatacttaaaaaatataaattcaaattaaatccctacttttttttttgtaatcacaGTTGAAATGATATAAGGttaagttaaattttaaatagtaatatttagTATAGTCTGATGGTTAAGTAGGTAAAAACTATCAGTCGaggtaaagagaaaaaaaaaactagctagAAGAAACATAGTGAAGGCTTTGGTTGTTTAGAGACAAAAATCATGAGTTaaatggagagaaagagagaggtttTGTCATGAAGCCATCAGAAAGACACGAGAAAGACTCTGAGGTGGCCCCCTGACCATACCCGCATGTGCCCACATTTCACCGTTTTACAATGACACCCAAACCGTAACCTTTCCTCTCAGCgcatttgttttaaaatatatcaaaatctacactattttcatgtttttttaaaaaaatatttgactttATACAGcaacggtaaaaaaaaattcaaataacatttttaaaaacacacataaataataattataataatatttttaaaagttgaatattttagaaaatgtattttaaaaataaaataatagttgaatttttttaatttttaaataaaatagaaatatttaataAGTGGTAAAATGATTAAAAGTGTAGTTTAAAGGTTAAAAAATGCATGGGTTCTCAAAGATATCAAGATGAATCTTTCAACCATTATACCACCATTAGTTGGTTTAGTACtcacttttaaaaagttagattttttttttctttatttgggcAAAGGAGATAGGGACTGTAGCTATATATATTGGACATCACAGAAGACCACAAACCCAATTATTAAAACAGTAGAGCAACAAAGCAAGAGATatagaatagagagagaggtagggttttttttttttttttNNNNNNNNNNNNNNNNNNNNNNNNNNNNNNNNNNNNNNNNNNNNNNNNNNNNNNNNNNNNNNNNNNNNNNNNNNNNNNNNNNNNNNNNNNNNNNNNNNNNNNNNNNNNNNNNNNNNNNNNNNNNNNNNNNNNNNNNNNNNNNNNNNNNNNNNNNNNNNNNNNNNNNNNNNNNNNNNNNNNNNNNNNNNNNNNNNNNNNNNNNNNNNNNNNNNNNNNNNNNNNNNNNNNNNNNNNNNNNNNNNNNNNNNNNNNNNNNNNNNNNNNNNNNNNNNNNNNNNNNNNNNNNNNNNNNNNNNNNNNNNNNNNNNNNNNNNNNNNNNNNNNNNNNNNNNNNNNNNNNNNNNNNNNNNNNNNNNNNNNNNNNNNNNNNNNNNNNNNNNNNNNNNNNNNNNNNNNNNNNNNNNNNNNNNNNNNNNNNNNNNNNNNNNNNNNNNNNNNNNNNNNNNNNNNNNNNNNNNNNNTTTTTTGTTGacctttttcttcttggtttCTTTCTCTGAATCTCAAGACTAAAAGGGgtacaataaaaaaacaacttataCTATGTCTTCTTTCTAAAACTTACAAATTAAATCTAATTCTTTGGATTTATATTTGTTCTCTTTGTTCTCGTAAATGTCTtctagtgattttttttttccatgtcgTCAATCTCTATGGCTTCTTCCTGTTCTTCTAATTCTTTGCTTTCGTTTTCTTCTGTatcatttttgatttcttatctttctctcttattttttttttttaattattattttttctctatgGATCTTTGTAGCAGCTTAAGCAGATTCAGAACTTGACAAGATGTCTTCATCCTACAACACCTCGATTGCCTCATCCGCCGCTCAGTCCTTCCTCATCTCAGGTGCTCGTACTGGTGCTGGacttggtgttggtgttggtgctGGTGCTGGTGCTGGTGCTGGTGCTGGTCGTGGTGTTGGTGCTCGTGTCGGAGCAAACAACTTCAACCGTGATCACGAGCCGGCGATGATTCAACAACCCAACTCCTCCGTTGCTCCACCACCCAAGAAGCGAAGAAACCAACCCGGAAACCCAAGCAAGTACCTCGTActtatacttctttttttttttataaagtccAAACAAGAATCAACCCTATACCAATTCATGTATTCTCTATTATCATTTTTGATATTAGAGAATTTTGATTGGATCTTTTGATTAGATTATAATTTAAGTTCTTGTGGTGGAtgcatcatatttttttatatacaagagGATAAGTATTATTTGATGTGTGGTTGTATATAATTGTTTCTTAACCGATGATTTTAATTTGGTTCGactggttaattttttttttttttccttttaattggACAGATCCAGATGCTGAAGTGATAGCGTTATCCCCACAGACGATAATGGCGACCAACAGGTTCCTGTGTGAGGTATGCAACAAAGGGTTTCAAAGGGAACAGAATCTGCAGCTTCACAGGAGAGGACACAACCTTCCATGGAAGCTGAAGCAGAAGTCGAACAAAGAAGTCAGGAGGAAGGTGTATCTTTGCCCGGAGGCCACCTGCGTCCACCATGACCCCGCACGTGCTCTCGGAGACCTCACCGGAATCAAGAAGCATTACTACCGGAAGCACGGTGAGAAGAAATTCAAGTGCGAGAAGTGCTCTAAGCGTTACGCTGTTCAATCCGATTGGAAAGCTCACTCTAAGACCTGTGGTACCAAAGAGTATCGATGTGACTGTGGTACCATCTTCTCTAggtaaactatttttttttaattccatcCCGATAAAATTGGTCCtattttatatcatattaatataatcGATTATATTATAGTGTGAAAGAacatattatatacattaaaatatttttcttttagataatccataaatcattttttgggtcaaaacttaactcgttttttttcttactgCGAATTTAACATGTCGGCTTTATATTTTTAAGGTTAGTACTCTAGGCTTCTGCTTGAgattcaagtaaaaaaaaaaaaaaacatgtcggTCAGTGAATAGTAAACTTCTAACTAATGAATGTGTAAGCTATAGTGTGGTaccatctttatatatatatattgacttgTGACTGAAATCTATGCACATAGATATAATCTATATTGGCCACGGAACATCATATTTCATACATAGGGACATgaacatatatgcatatatacacATAGGATCTATCAATCTATTTGTTTGGTTGCTGATGAGTAGTGAAAGAAAGAAGGACAGTGAaggggaaaagagaaaaattaaagatGCTAAATTTGGTCACATGTGAGTTGGATTTGTTTCCATGCATtcccatttttgttttcttcttcttcacctttgcAGGTTCCTCTTTCCATGTAACTCCTCTTCTTGTGGGCCCATtccatttttctctctctctttctcgctcttcatgatttgatttatatatgtgaTTTGTGTATAAGAGTGGTTGGTTTCTTGGTTTAATTAATGGAATATTGTGGTCCGCGTGAGATAGTAGGAGTAGTTGATGAACACTTTacatttctagggtttttatatttctttttgttttcatggtGTTGGtcaaacatttttctaattgtttatttggGTTGTGATTGCAGGAGAGACAGCTACATCACGCACAGGGCCTTCTGCGATGCTTTGATTCAGGAGTCAGCAAGGAACCCTACCGTGAGCTTCACGGCTATGTCAGctgctggtggtggtggtggtgctggTGGCAGACATGGCTTTTACGGCGGCgctgcttcttctctctctcacaaccATTTCGGTAGCAGTTCAACTTCCGGGTTTACCCCTCTAGCTGCTGCAGGTTACAATCTGAACCGTTCATCTCCCAACAAGTTTGAAGAGTTCGTTCCTCAGTCCTCAAACCCTAATTCCGGCGGTCCTACCAACTTCCTCATGCAATGCGCTGCGAACCAAGGCTTGCTGGCGCAGAACGACCAGAGTCTCATGAACCAGCACGGTCTGATCAACCTCGGTGATaacatcaacagcaacaacaaccactTGTTCAACCTCGGATACTTTCAAGACACTAAGAACCCTGACCAGGCAAGTGTCCCTTCTCTTTTCACCAGTGGTGCTGATAACAACGATCCTTCTGCCTTGCTGAGAGGGttaacttcttcatcttcctcaagtGTCGTCGTTAATGACTTTGGAGATACTGATAATGGAAACCTTCAAGGTCTGATGAACTCTCTAGCTGCGACGACTGATCATCAAAGCCGCTCCGGTAGCATTTTTGACCTTCATTTCGGGAACAATCTTAGCATGGGAGGCTCGGATAGGTTGACTCTGGACTTTCTTGGCGTTAATGGAGGAATTGTGAGCAACGTCAATGGTCGTGGTGGTGGTCGTGGTGGTGGTCGTAATGGAGCTCCTCTGGACACTGAGATGAAGTTTTCACACCCAAATCATCCATTTGGGAAAGCTTGAGATGATCGTATATGTATGTACAGATCATCCATATTATCTAGATATGGACTGCTGGGTCCCTTgaagattttctttttaagcTTTAATTTCTTTCGTTTTCGGTTTTCGACTATATATTAAGGGTATGGGTTTAGCTtggggtttttattttgtagtatatttatcttaagttcttttttttttaataatgtaatGGGAGTCcttaatgaaatttataattcTTCAATCATTTGAGTCTATACCATTTTTTTCTAGTTCATGAAGGTAATTAATAAGttcataatataattaatggTTTCAAATATAAGATATAGAGATTTAAACAATGTCATCTacaaacattaattatatacttaataatCCAATTTTAGAGTATTCTCGGAATCGAACCTCCGATCGTTGTTAGTAGAAACACATACCAACTGTTCTATCTTATCCGCATGTTATAATAGTTTCTCGATACGATATAGATTATTAGTTCTGAacccaaattttatttatttgggcTCAAGATTGACGGCCTtgtctaatatatatttagattataTGATTTAGGGCCGAAGATGGCCTTATCTAATCTATATTTGGATTGTATGTTAGTCTGATTTAAGGCCGACGCCCTTATCTAATATAGTTTGGATTAAATATTACCATGATTTAGGGCCGATGACGGCCCTGTCTAATAAAGTTTTAAGTTTAATGTTAACATGATTTAGGGCCGACGACGGCCTTGTCTATTCTGGGTTAAAACCTGAATAAGAAACAGATTTACAATAGATCATATTGAACGTTACCAAATACATTTGCATGTATCATGTTtattaactttcaaattttcttttagttatatatctatatatgtttatagatatttgacaaaaataattaaaaactccCACATGTAGATATACTTATTAATTCTGGCATGACAAATGAATAAATTTCTTGATCAAATttgattcatatataaattatatataccaCGTTGCACATGCAAGTTATGAGCAGATTTCAAGAGATATCTGTCTACAATAATACGTCAACGGATTGGATAATATTCCAACAAAAGCATAATACAAACAGAAGCATCCAACATTCCCAAATTATTCAAATTCGTGTCGTAATCcaatatttatagtataaaataGGTCTTACTATTATTTatgttgtaatatgtattacAATATACGATAAAAAATGTTCGGCCACCTAATACAAAATAACCGAGTAGGCAAGTGATACATATTAGGTAATTATTTTGAGCAAAGTAATTAATAACTTGAATGTCTAAATATGAGTTTTTACGTACGTACAATGAACCGTCAAACACTTTTGAACTTATAAAGCAAAATGCTGTTGACATTCTGAAGACaacccttttctttttgtcgtcAAGGTAGTTATATATTTAAGTTCATTTTATAGAACTAGCTAGTGATACAACACCGAAGACATAAGTTAAATTCTGTTTCTTTTGGTCTTTATTGTTACTTCCCGACGTTGACTCCACCTATGATTTTTTCTATGTTTCGATCCAACTTTTCCgcaccctatatatatatatatatagtataatgaCATCAAACGacatatatagtataatgttAAGATTCCATATGAAACTTTAGTAATCAATCAATTGATACTTCATAATACCAAAGAGctagtttgtatatataaataaatatatatatatatagatatagaatAATATAACCCTAACGACGTAAAAAGCTAAAATAATACTGTATTTATTGATCCCTATATATGTAAACCAACACAACATTTTTGTTATATACGTACAAACTATAAAGAAAGACTTAAATCAGTATTAAAGCATGTGCATGGTAGACTTGTCGTTGACGTGAAGGATTAAATATGCCcgtgaagaaaaaatattatcgAGAAAACTCAATGAATACTGCGAATGCTTTGGgatatcttcttctcctttctcgtTGGTCCACTTCATTTATGGGTAATCTCCAATTGGGCCCTATACGTAATTAGGATCTgcatacacacatatatatacaatgtgtTGCATATATATACGTTGAAAATGCAGTATGTACGTGCTTGTTTACGccgaaaataaataaaaagacttcaaatttttgaattgtcAGTACAGGGTTAATTTATCtcggttttcaattttttctaaaaaaggtaaaatcgTGTAAACAGTTGCCAGTTTAGCCacatttattatttcaaataaaaCGTCTTTTGGTAATATCTATTTAAATGGTAACAGCATACTTTTTGAGTGTCGGAACAACACTGGTCATGGGATAAGTGATACTTCAACAGAAACAGAAAATGCCAtgtctatatatcatataatattatatatatatagggttaacaataaaactttttaaattttttttttgtaaaactagcCATACAATGAAAAAGgtaaattcatatcaaatttgaattttatagttttaaatcatttaatttaGTGAGTTGATTTGATTAAGTATTAAATAATGTTGTTTATGTATAGAAagatggtttgtttttttgtactttCTTAATATGCTTTCTGTTAAACATCCTATTAATGCATGGAACAAACTTATATCTATCTAGtggattttcctaaaatattgaCGAATAGTGGGGACAAGTGAAATTTATTGTGATACGGAAATGaatctaataaaattttgataagaaaacaataatcatTGCATAACTTAACGTAACAgatatacttttgttatcatattTTTCTGTTATAATGGTTTTTTAGTATTCCACACACACAAGCAAATTTCCTAATGTATAAAATTCCATGAAAGGAAAGCCACAATTATATACGTTTTTGGAACGTGGAGAGATAAAATAATACTTATAGAccgttaaatttaaatttgatggGGACAAGACAACCCTGGTGGATATGCTAGAACAGTTTTACAAAGACATCGATACATATATACCAATATGGCAAtatatgcaataaaattatataaaatgatgaatatatattagagaGGCATCAGAGAACAAAGACAAACACTCGTGACATAGCCAGCTAGCGTCCGTAAATATgacaaatgaaaataatactTTTAGCGAATAAGGTAAACAAAATAGATTGAATtcacacacacacgcacacactaaaaaaaagctgcctttactctctctctctctcaactcaTTCACTGCCTTAGGCAATGATATGACCATAAATGTGACAGGccaaaaatgattttttcttcatatataataGTTAGATTATCCCAAAAAGATCAATGACATTGGCGTTTCCCTAATCAATCGTTTTTCTGAGTAACATAATAGTACGAGTTGTAACTTAATAATACGATTTTACGTCGTACAGGTTTCTAATTAAAAAGTGATaatgaaacacacaaaattatagaacattatcagtttgacaaaaaacaaaaacataaaaataaaaatatgaaagaaattaagaactccgagatagtttttgtttttcttaaaatagcATTTGCAAAAAAGGAAAGTTATGAATTAACGGAATCAAATTTGGAAAAAACCTTGTTAACTCCGGAACTATAGTATAAGCTAATAATAAGAACTACTACTGAACTTTACTACTATTTTTTTCGTGAAAGATATCATATTTTATGTGAACTACAAGTTTTgatattaactcaaattttctaaatatatatatatatatattggttaacGACAAACCTGAAGATTCATACACCTGCGATGATCTTCGACCTATCGCGTGAAAAAATTCATCAAATCGTAGAGATTGCTCTCACTGTCACCATAGATGCCGCAGAGCTTATTACAGTACAGCTTTCTGAAAAGTGAGGGGTaaatttggtattttcattGATGAGCTAAGGAGAGAAAGCACTGAGTCACCTTCGCCGCCGGAATTAATTGATTCTCTCTGCGGAAGACGAAGATCGAGAGTCATCATCTTGTTGAGGATGAGAACACGTGCATATGATACTGTTGATGGTTACAAAAAACTAGGGCTTTGCTCCTGCATCATGAAGAACAGAAGAACCCAGGACGAACTAAAAACGAGTTCATATGAGGATCCAGCTAGAGACGACAAGTTTAACGTGTTCGAGGTTCTGTAGGGACCCCTATGTGGGATAGACCAATAATAACCATGTTGCAATTGTGTTGTAGTTGTTGTCTGTAGGATAAGTGATGAGTCGCACTTTCTTAAGCCAACGCGTCACagaactctctctctgtctgtGATGTcacaattattattaaaattaatatataaaggggaTCTACTTGTTAAATTGGCCTtcactatatatacaaaagatgGAAAGGAAAAACGTGAAGACAAAAGCATACACAGTAGCAGAGAGACTCATCATTTCTCGTAGCTACAATTAAGATTCCATTGTCTTGAAATGACTAAAAGGTAGATTTATAGTTAGTTCTATATAATgaagacaaaaaataaagttagttctatataaaaatttatcattATCCTCCTTTATATGTAAACTTTTTCGTTAACATGT encodes the following:
- the LOC109124832 gene encoding protein indeterminate-domain 6, chloroplastic-like isoform X1 encodes the protein MSSSYNTSIASSAAQSFLISGARTGAGLGVGVGAGAGAGAGAGRGVGARVGANNFNRDHEPAMIQQPNSSVAPPPKKRRNQPGNPNPDAEVIALSPQTIMATNRFLCEVCNKGFQREQNLQLHRRGHNLPWKLKQKSNKEVRRKVYLCPEATCVHHDPARALGDLTGIKKHYYRKHGEKKFKCEKCSKRYAVQSDWKAHSKTCGTKEYRCDCGTIFSSERKKDSEGEKRKIKDAKFGHMRDSYITHRAFCDALIQESARNPTVSFTAMSAAGGGGGAGGRHGFYGGAASSLSHNHFGSSSTSGFTPLAAAGYNLNRSSPNKFEEFVPQSSNPNSGGPTNFLMQCAANQGLLAQNDQSLMNQHGLINLGDNINSNNNHLFNLGYFQDTKNPDQASVPSLFTSGADNNDPSALLRGLTSSSSSSVVVNDFGDTDNGNLQGLMNSLAATTDHQSRSGSIFDLHFGNNLSMGGSDRLTLDFLGVNGGIVSNVNGRGGGRGGGRNGAPLDTEMKFSHPNHPFGKA
- the LOC109124832 gene encoding protein indeterminate-domain 6, chloroplastic-like isoform X2; amino-acid sequence: MSSSYNTSIASSAAQSFLISGARTGAGLGVGVGAGAGAGAGAGRGVGARVGANNFNRDHEPAMIQQPNSSVAPPPKKRRNQPGNPNPDAEVIALSPQTIMATNRFLCEVCNKGFQREQNLQLHRRGHNLPWKLKQKSNKEVRRKVYLCPEATCVHHDPARALGDLTGIKKHYYRKHGEKKFKCEKCSKRYAVQSDWKAHSKTCGTKEYRCDCGTIFSRRDSYITHRAFCDALIQESARNPTVSFTAMSAAGGGGGAGGRHGFYGGAASSLSHNHFGSSSTSGFTPLAAAGYNLNRSSPNKFEEFVPQSSNPNSGGPTNFLMQCAANQGLLAQNDQSLMNQHGLINLGDNINSNNNHLFNLGYFQDTKNPDQASVPSLFTSGADNNDPSALLRGLTSSSSSSVVVNDFGDTDNGNLQGLMNSLAATTDHQSRSGSIFDLHFGNNLSMGGSDRLTLDFLGVNGGIVSNVNGRGGGRGGGRNGAPLDTEMKFSHPNHPFGKA
- the LOC109124832 gene encoding protein indeterminate-domain 6, chloroplastic-like isoform X3; protein product: MHIDIIYIGHGTSYFIHRDMNIYAYIHIGSINLFVWLLMSSERKKDSEGEKRKIKDAKFGHMRDSYITHRAFCDALIQESARNPTVSFTAMSAAGGGGGAGGRHGFYGGAASSLSHNHFGSSSTSGFTPLAAAGYNLNRSSPNKFEEFVPQSSNPNSGGPTNFLMQCAANQGLLAQNDQSLMNQHGLINLGDNINSNNNHLFNLGYFQDTKNPDQASVPSLFTSGADNNDPSALLRGLTSSSSSSVVVNDFGDTDNGNLQGLMNSLAATTDHQSRSGSIFDLHFGNNLSMGGSDRLTLDFLGVNGGIVSNVNGRGGGRGGGRNGAPLDTEMKFSHPNHPFGKA